From the Mangifera indica cultivar Alphonso chromosome 10, CATAS_Mindica_2.1, whole genome shotgun sequence genome, one window contains:
- the LOC123227280 gene encoding guanine nucleotide-binding protein subunit beta-2 codes for MSVSELKERHAAAVELANNLREQLKQKRQQLLDTDVAGFARARGETPVSFGPTDLVCCRTLQGHTGKVYSLDWTPDRNRIVSASQDGRLIVWNALTSQKTHAIKLPCAWVMTCAFSPTGQSVACGGLDSGCSIFNLNSPTDKDGNLPVSRILSGHKGYVSCCQYVPDEDTHLITSSGDQTCVLWDITTGLRTSVFGGEFQSGHTADVLSVSINRTNSRLFVSGSCDATARLWDTRVASRAVRTFHGHEGDVNTVKFFPDGHRFATGSDDGTCRLFDVRTGHQLQVYCKQHADNEVRHVTSIAFSISGRLLFAGYSNGDCYVWDTLLAEDVLNLGTLHNSHEGRISCLGLSADGSALCTGSWDTNLKIWAFGGYKRVLNGGV; via the exons ATGTCTGTTTCGGAGTTGAAAGAGCGCCATGCTGCGGCTGTTGAATTGGCGAACAATCTCAGAGAACAGTTGAAGCAGAAGCGCCAGCAGTTACTCGATACAGACG TTGCTGGGTTTGCGAGGGCCCGTGGTGAAACTCCGGTCAGCTTTGGTCCAACGGATCTGGTTTGTTGTAGGACCTTGCAGGGTCACACTGGCAAG GTATATTCACTGGATTGGACTCCTGATAGGAATCGTATTGTCAGTGCATCTCAAGATGGACGATTAATAGTGTGGAATGCTCTTACTAGCCAGAAAACTCATGCCATAAAACTCCCTTGTGCGTGGGTAATGACGTGTGCCTTCTCCCCCACCGGTCAATCTGTTGCCTGTGGTGGTCTTGATAGCGGTTGCTCCATTTTCAATCTGAATTCACCTACTGACAAGGACGGGAATTTGCCAGTATCACGAATCCTTAGTGGGCATAAGGGTTACGTATCTTGCTGTCAGTATGTTCCAGATGAGGACACTCACTTGATTACCAGTTCTGGTGATCAAACATGTGTTTTGTGGGATATTACTACAGGCTTAAGAACTTCTGTTTTTGGAGGAGAATTTCAGTCTGGACATACTGCTGATGTACTAAG TGTTTCAATTAATCGCACAAACTCAAGATTGTTTGTATCTGGTTCCTGTGATGCTACTGCCCGGTTGTGGGATACCCGAGTTGCAAGTCGAGCAGTGCGTACATTTCATGGGCACGAAGGAGATGTTAACACTGTGAAGTTCTTTCCAGATGGCCATAGATTTGCAACTGGTTCAGATGATGGAACTTGTAGGTTATTTGATGTCAGGACTGGTCACCAACTCCAAGTCTATTGCAAGCAGCATGCGGATAACGAGGTCCGACATGTGACCTCCATTGCTTTCTCCATTTCTGGAAGACTTCTTTTCGCTGGATATTCAAATGGTGATTGCTATGTATGGGACACTTTATTAGCAGAG GATGTTTTGAACTTGGGAACTCTCCATAACTCACATGAGGGAAGAATCAGCTGTTTGGGTTTGTCAGCTGATGGAAGTGCCTTGTGTACAGGAAGTTGGGATACAAACCTAAAG ATTTGGGCATTTGGAGGGTATAAGAGAGTACTCAATGGAGGAGTTTAA